A section of the Nitrospiria bacterium genome encodes:
- a CDS encoding VOC family protein encodes MAGKHIDHIAFRVADLEKALTFYTEVMDFEVTDRFFIDFDDNTQARCAALKAKDGQGISVFISEGVGEGGVVREWVKQHGNALHHIAYAVEDIKKEVADMKKKGVQFTTKDVLDSEELTQIFTKPAPETGIIHEIIQRKGSKSFSVNNVKRLMASTKGLDKDAKAGTARKK; translated from the coding sequence ATGGCGGGCAAACATATCGATCACATCGCGTTCCGCGTCGCGGATCTGGAGAAGGCCTTGACGTTTTACACCGAGGTCATGGATTTCGAAGTGACGGACCGTTTCTTCATCGACTTCGACGACAACACCCAGGCCCGCTGCGCGGCGCTCAAGGCGAAAGACGGCCAGGGAATTTCGGTCTTCATCAGCGAGGGCGTGGGGGAGGGCGGCGTGGTCCGGGAGTGGGTGAAGCAGCACGGCAACGCGCTGCATCATATCGCCTATGCCGTGGAGGATATTAAAAAAGAAGTGGCCGATATGAAGAAAAAAGGGGTACAATTCACCACGAAGGATGTTTTGGACAGCGAGGAGTTGACCCAGATCTTCACGAAACCGGCCCCCGAGACCGGAATTATTCATGAGATCATCCAACGCAAGGGCAGCAAGAGCTTCTCCGTCAACAACGTCAAACGCCTCATGGCTTCGACAAAGGGTTTAGACAAGGACGCGAAGGCCGGGACGGCCAGAAAGAAATAA